TTCTCAGAATTCACCATCACCCTGTGCTCTACACTCTCATATTTGTCATTGCTCCATACCTGCCAGATTTTTACACATAATCAGGTTTACTTATGGTTCATTTGCCTCTAAAGAAATCCCTCGAACCATGATATTTGTGGTCACCTGGACAATGTCGCCGACGTTGATGATATAGGCATCGGGAGTTGGTTTGACAAGAATCCATTCTCCATCTGTTTTCCTCCTGACTTCAAGTCCCCCAACATCATCTTGAGCCAGAATTGTCAAGGCACCACCATCCTTGTGCCTACCAACACCTAGTGCTAAGTCTGGGGTGGGACAGGGTGGATAGTGATTGAGCCTAATTCTGCTGGTGTGATCCTTAAAGAAGCCATTCAACCTAGTCTTTGGCAGCCCCAAACTCAGAGCTATTAGCTCCAATAACTTGAATGCCAGTTTCAGTATTTCTTCAGCATATAATTCATATGCCTCCctgaaaaaggaaggaaaaaaaaaaccaaaaaacttTATCTAACAATATGTACAGCACAAGGGACCTTTTCTTATTAAAACACCCTAGGTAATATAGGTCACTTGCAAGTCTAATTTTCCTTCCCATTCTGCTACTCCATCTTTGCAAGTACCCTTCTTTTTCTCCTTAAAATTATGCACAAACTACGATATTAGATATTCTATAAGCATATATACTTGTTAAGAACACTACTACTTTTGACATCACAGATTAGATCAAGCCAGAATCGCTAGTAAACGTACAAGAAATTTGTCATCATGAATGCAAGCTGCACAAGAATGCAAAATTGTTCGTGCATACCTTAGttctggaaaatattgaggcCATTGATTAGTCAATTGCCTGAGCTCCTTATCATCAGGTTGATGGGAAGCAGGAACAAAAGTGGGATCATCCACACTGATATCAAAGACCTCTTTCCAGTCTCTAACATTCTTAGTAAGCTCTGTATCATAATATCCAAAGGGATTCACTTCATCTCTCTTAACCTTGAGCTTCTCCTCTTTAGGCAAGGCAAAGAATTTTCTTGATGCCAAAAAGAATTTTTCGCGATATTCAGATTGAACCCCATGATTGATAACTTGGAAGAAACCCCATTTTTGGGATGCATCAGCTATCTCAGAAACCAGGCGAGCCAAATTATCATCAGAAACAGAGCTGTCTGGAGAGTTCAGAACAGAAAGATCAATTAATGGGATGCCTTCAACTTCGGTTCTTATGATTTTAGGCCTATGTTCAAGATCTTGGATGAAAACTGGGTGTATTGCTACTTCTCCCATGGatgaaatttggtaaaattggTGACTTATGCCTGTGCTAGGTAGCTCTATTGTATTTTGACTCCAATGATTTATAATACATTGAACCTGGACCGACTTTGTTACCATCAATGAACCTGGCAACTACGTGGATGAACAAACAGGTTTGAATTTTATACTGCAAGATTTGGTAATTAGTGCAATGGAGAGAATTGACAAATATTGAAACAAACAAACCTTGGAATCATCATCGGATCTTTTTAAGGTGCAAATGATTGAGGACTTTTGCATAAGTATGCTCATATCCATATAAATTTAACAAAAGAGAAGCACcttgaaacaaaaatttaacAAGAGTGCGCCtacaaaaatcaattaaaaatcaCGGCATTATTAAGTATAGGTACAAATATAGAAATCCCTAAAATCTTGATTCATTATTAATTCTCAAAACTTTCACACCAAATTGAAATGAAGGTGACCCTTGCCAGCACTCTCAGTACGAGGAATTCCAAGCTAAGAGTCAGATTTTACATCATCGTACGACCTAAACCTAAGAGTcagatttccttttttttttttttaacagcaaCGATAATACCTCTATAATTTAACCTGTCCTAATCTAGATGGCAGGGTCAGAATTTTGTTACATCATTCaattatttaaatttataaaatcatctaaaaactaatATTTCTTTTGTACAGATCCAACGATGAATTGATACTCATTAGGATGATACCAGAAAATACAGTAGAACTCACCTATGATAAGATAAGTACCATCCCACATCACACCTTGGCATATGCCCTATAAAAACAGGCTCCACATGTAATCAGCTATAGTTGCAATTCAGATTACATGCTCAGATCTTCTTAATTTGGTCTCTCTGCCTCTAATAAATCTGCCAAATGTACAATATTATGGTCCACAGATTAACGTTTGTAAACTACAATATAAGTGCTCAATTTGAGTTGCTTCATGGTTATGCTTTCCTGACATTCgttctttcccctttttttgtCATTCATCCGGTGAAACTCTTATGTTGTAATGTTTTTTCACCCCTAGTGTaaaaagatttgaaaaaaaaaaaaatgagagaaaggGTTTAGAAGTTTGAAATACAGAATAGGTAGACTTGCTTGTCATCCCCGTCTTACTTTTCTTAGGCTGGCAAAGAATTTGGATCCTGCTTTCAGTTCCAAAAAAAGCATGATCTCAGATATATCTGATGCCCGTCTTAACAATTCTCCAGTGTTCTTAGGTTTTGCATATATCTCATGCTTTGGATTTCTTCCTGAATAATTGGAAACTTGTTCAAAAGTTGAGCTGTTAGAGAACAAAGGTTGCTATTGAAGCATGGCCCATTCCTCAGGTACCCAAATGTGGGAAAAGAAGAATATAGAAGATCTCGTAGCCTAGTAGTTTCTACGACTTTGGTTACGTTTTATCTTTGCTTTTACTCTGATGTGATTTTCTGAAATTAAAGAATTTGGAGGACGTGCATGATTTCAAATATATTGGATACTTTGCTATTAGATGCAGATTGAGTTGAATCCAAGAGAAAAATGAGTTAAAAAGTTTTGCACATTTAGTTATCACATCTGTATTGCTTTTCTGATCTACCTTGAAATGGTGGACGTATTGTTATTGAACAAGTACGTAAGCATCAACATAATAGATATTTCTGCAGTATAATCAGAAAGTTGATTTCCAGCCAAATGAAACTGTTGTGTTTGCTTGACTTTGTAAATATAGACTAAAATAAATTCTGGTTTTCTGTCACTTGTTCCTTGTTTTCTTCTTCCTAGAAACTTTAGTTGGCAcctggggttttttttttgtacaaatCTGAGGCTTCACAAGTTTCATTTTATTCCATTTCACGGTTAAATAGTCAttcaatttaatttttgttacatCGAAGGCACTTGTG
This region of Coffea arabica cultivar ET-39 chromosome 3c, Coffea Arabica ET-39 HiFi, whole genome shotgun sequence genomic DNA includes:
- the LOC113734530 gene encoding protein LATERAL BRANCHING OXIDOREDUCTASE 1, yielding MDMSILMQKSSIICTLKRSDDDSKLPGSLMVTKSVQVQCIINHWSQNTIELPSTGISHQFYQISSMGEVAIHPVFIQDLEHRPKIIRTEVEGIPLIDLSVLNSPDSSVSDDNLARLVSEIADASQKWGFFQVINHGVQSEYREKFFLASRKFFALPKEEKLKVKRDEVNPFGYYDTELTKNVRDWKEVFDISVDDPTFVPASHQPDDKELRQLTNQWPQYFPELREAYELYAEEILKLAFKLLELIALSLGLPKTRLNGFFKDHTSRIRLNHYPPCPTPDLALGVGRHKDGGALTILAQDDVGGLEVRRKTDGEWILVKPTPDAYIINVGDIVQVWSNDKYESVEHRVMVNSEKERFSIPLFFNPAYYTWVEPLEELINEQNPPPKYKAYNWGKFFSSRRRSNFKKLEVENLQIYHFRIN